A window of Apium graveolens cultivar Ventura chromosome 8, ASM990537v1, whole genome shotgun sequence contains these coding sequences:
- the LOC141679827 gene encoding uncharacterized protein LOC141679827, with protein sequence MFFAAILTANPGTAVEIDVVPHSEERGTSVCKRIFWFLKAMMNGWKYARPVISIDGTFLKGKYRGKILVAMGVDSNNHPYYLCYALVDEETHENWSWFLKLLRRHVCQ encoded by the coding sequence ATGTTCTTCGCAGCAATCTTAACGGCTAATCCGGGAACTGCTGTTGAGATTGATGTTGTTCCTCATTCTGAAGAACGGGGTACGTCTGTTTGCAAGCGTATATTTTGGTTTCTCAAAGCAATGATGAATGGGTGGAAATATGCACGACCAGTCATTTCAATTGACGGAACCTTCTTAAAGGGAAAATATAGAGGGAAAATACTTGTTGCTATGGGTGTCGATTCAAACAACCACCCTTATTATTTGTGTTATGCCTTGGTAGATGAGGAGACGCATGAAAATTGGTCTTGGTTTTTGAAACTTTTGCGGAGACATGTGTGCCAATAA